The Mesorhizobium loti DNA segment AACTAGGCGTCGCATGGTGGCGAGATCGAAGGGGCGCGGATTGTTCTTGATGAGTCGGTCGATGCCGAGCGCCTGCTCGGCGGTCCAGTCGAGCTTATCGGCGGGCAGGCCGAGATCCGCCAACGTCGAGGTGATGCCGATCGCGGCGAACAGCCGCCTGATCTCTTCGATGGCAGCGCCGGCCTGTTCGTCGTCACTGCGCCCATCCGCGGAGAGCCCGAGCGCGCGGCCGATCTCGGCCATTTCAGCAGCAGCCACACGCCTGTTGTAGGTCATGACGTAGGGCATCATGGTTGCTACCCCCAAGCCGTGCGCGGTGTGCGTAAGCGCCCCGGCGGGATACTGTACGGCATGCGCCGCCGCCGTACCGGCGGTGCCGAACGCACACCCTGCCGCCAGTGCGCCCATCATCACATCGGCACGCGCATCGGCGTCAGTGCCGTCCGTGCAGGCTTTCTGCAGACTGCGCCCCAGCAGCTTTATGGCCAGCAGCGCGAAATGATCCGTCAGCGCGGTCTTGCCTATGAACACGTGCTTTTGCGGCAGGTCCGGGTCCTCGCCGCGCCGCATGGCGGTGAAAGCCTCGATCGCATGGGTCAAGGCATCGGCGCCGGCGATCGCGGTGAGGGCAGGGGGGCAGGTCATCGTCAGTTCGGGGTCGCACAGAGCGACGGCCGCGATCAGATAAGGGCTGGATATGCCGACCTTGAGCGTCCGGTCGGGATCGGAAATCACGGCGACCGGTGTCACCTCGGAGCCAGTGCCTGCCGTGGTGGGCACCGCGATCAGCGGCAGCGTCGGGCCGGGAACCTTGAACTCCCCATAGTAGTCCTGGAGTTTGCCGCCATGGCTGAGCAGCAAGGCGGCGCATTTGGCGAAATCGAGACAACTGCCGCCGCCGATGCCGATCACCATTTCGGGCCGGAACCCCTTCGCCTCGTCGACGCAGATGCTGACTGTGTCACGCGGCACGTCGGGGAGGACGCGGTCGTGTGCCAGCACCTCCATCGAGGCCGCCTGGAGCGATTTGACGATCTCCGCGAACACCGCGGTGCCGGCGAAGCGCTCGTCGGTACAGACCAGCGCGCGCCGTCCGAATCTGCTGGCGACTGTCGGCAGCGCATGACGCTGGCTCTTCCCGAACAGGATTTCACGCGGAAGCCGGAGGGCGGCGAAGAGGCTCATGATGATCTTTTGTCCTTTGACGGCGGCGGCTCAACTGGGAATTGGGAAAGGCTATCGCGACGGACCTGCCATCTGTCCGCAACGCCGCTTGAACGCACTGCGGCGACGCCCATGTGACGGCTCAAAGAGGTATCTGCTTTTAAATCGTATAGGATATAGGATTGCATCTGCTGGAGCATCGTGTTAGCAGTCCTCACTGTCAAGGGGCAAAAAAATGCAGACCGTGAGCTTAACCGACACGACTGAAACGACCGCCGGCGGCGGTCGCATCCAGCGCTCCAACAGCCTGGTCGAGGATGTTTACGAAGCGATCTTCGCGCAGCTTATGGCGCTGAAGATCGCGCCGGGCTCACGCATCACCGTTGATAGCCTGGTCAAGGAATTCAACGTCTCGCACACACCTATCCGCGAGGCGCTCGGCCGCCTCGAAGGCGAAGGCCTGGTGCTCAAGACGCATCTCATTGGTTATCGCGCAGCACCCCAGATTACCCGGCGCCGTTTCGACGAATTGTACGAGATGCGCCTTCTGCTCGAGCCGCATGCTGCGGCCAAAGCCGCCGCTGCCATGGACGAAGCAAAGCTCAACACTTTGCTGGAAGCGGCCGGCGTGATGTCACGGCGCGAGGGCAAGGACGATCGCCTGCGCTATTCGAATTTCGCCCGGCAGGACGCGATCTTCCACGACAAGATCATGGAGTTTTCAGAAAACGAACTCATTCGGGAGACGTTGAGCCACCAGCACACCCACTTCCACATCTTCCGCTTGATGTACCATTCCCGGGTGACCGAGGAAGCGCTCGACGAACACGAGGCGATTCTCGCCGCATTCGGTAGGGCCGACGCGGACGCCGCCCAAGAGGCGATGCGCGTCCATATCGAGCATTCCCGCGATCGCTTGCTTCCGGCATTTGATTGAGGCCGGAATCGATGTCCTTTGCCGGTGTGCGGCGCCGTCAAGCTCGATGCGCCGCTGATCAACCAGGCCAACGCCAAGGAATACTATTTCCCGGACTCGCCATTCTGACCCGATCCGATTTCACCGAAAGGCAGGCCGCGATCTGCGCCTTGCCCAGCCCAAAACATTGAGAGGAAGAGCCATGCCAGGTAAAAAAATACTGATGCTGACCG contains these protein-coding regions:
- a CDS encoding iron-containing alcohol dehydrogenase, whose amino-acid sequence is MSLFAALRLPREILFGKSQRHALPTVASRFGRRALVCTDERFAGTAVFAEIVKSLQAASMEVLAHDRVLPDVPRDTVSICVDEAKGFRPEMVIGIGGGSCLDFAKCAALLLSHGGKLQDYYGEFKVPGPTLPLIAVPTTAGTGSEVTPVAVISDPDRTLKVGISSPYLIAAVALCDPELTMTCPPALTAIAGADALTHAIEAFTAMRRGEDPDLPQKHVFIGKTALTDHFALLAIKLLGRSLQKACTDGTDADARADVMMGALAAGCAFGTAGTAAAHAVQYPAGALTHTAHGLGVATMMPYVMTYNRRVAAAEMAEIGRALGLSADGRSDDEQAGAAIEEIRRLFAAIGITSTLADLGLPADKLDWTAEQALGIDRLIKNNPRPFDLATMRRLVQAAHDGDLAACAH
- a CDS encoding GntR family transcriptional regulator, which codes for MQTVSLTDTTETTAGGGRIQRSNSLVEDVYEAIFAQLMALKIAPGSRITVDSLVKEFNVSHTPIREALGRLEGEGLVLKTHLIGYRAAPQITRRRFDELYEMRLLLEPHAAAKAAAAMDEAKLNTLLEAAGVMSRREGKDDRLRYSNFARQDAIFHDKIMEFSENELIRETLSHQHTHFHIFRLMYHSRVTEEALDEHEAILAAFGRADADAAQEAMRVHIEHSRDRLLPAFD